From a single Planococcus shenhongbingii genomic region:
- a CDS encoding aromatic acid exporter family protein, with amino-acid sequence MKLKRFSIGYRTMKTAAGVAIAISLAQFFQLDYYVSAGILTILCIQPTKKKSIRAAFSRLVASLIGIGYAFVFLEGIAYHPAVIGIMILLFIPVLVSLRFSDGFVSSSVILLHIYDSKNLTLDLFLNELSLMAVGFGTALAVNMYMPSIERKLNAYRYEIESLYSSIFQEIVIFLRQGDSAWTGKELTDSAALLKKAKALAYQDVENHVTRLENKYYHYFDMREQQLEIIERILPQITALPVIVGHTHLVADFLEDLALHVHSGNTAYRYISKLQAVKDDFATMPLPNTHEKFLAMAALYQVIQEMEDYLEIKSSYKGFTNKKTAEIN; translated from the coding sequence ATGAAACTGAAAAGATTTTCAATCGGCTACCGGACAATGAAAACAGCAGCAGGTGTGGCAATCGCTATTTCTTTGGCGCAATTTTTTCAATTGGATTATTATGTATCGGCCGGCATCTTGACGATTTTATGCATTCAGCCGACAAAGAAGAAATCAATCCGTGCCGCATTCTCCCGTTTAGTTGCCAGTTTGATCGGGATAGGCTATGCCTTCGTGTTTCTTGAAGGCATAGCCTATCACCCTGCCGTTATCGGCATCATGATTTTGCTTTTCATTCCAGTCCTGGTTTCTTTAAGGTTTTCAGATGGTTTTGTTTCCAGTTCGGTTATTTTGCTGCATATATACGATTCTAAAAACTTGACGCTGGATCTTTTTCTGAATGAATTGTCGTTGATGGCTGTCGGCTTCGGTACTGCATTAGCGGTCAATATGTATATGCCGAGCATCGAACGGAAATTGAATGCGTACCGCTACGAGATTGAATCGCTGTATTCGTCTATTTTCCAGGAAATCGTAATTTTTCTGCGCCAAGGCGATTCAGCTTGGACCGGGAAAGAATTGACCGACAGTGCTGCGCTCTTGAAAAAAGCGAAGGCGCTGGCGTATCAGGATGTTGAAAACCATGTTACCCGTCTTGAAAACAAATATTACCATTATTTCGATATGAGAGAGCAGCAGCTGGAAATCATCGAACGCATTCTGCCTCAAATTACGGCACTGCCTGTAATCGTCGGCCATACCCATTTAGTGGCGGATTTTCTGGAAGATTTGGCGCTCCATGTCCATTCGGGCAATACGGCATACCGCTACATCAGCAAATTGCAAGCGGTCAAAGACGATTTTGCCACGATGCCATTGCCGAATACCCATGAAAAGTTTTTGGCTATGGCAGCACTTTATCAAGTAATTCAGGAAATGGAAGATTATTTGGAGATCAAGTCTTCCTATAAAGGATTCACCAACAAAAAGACAGCGGAAATCAATTGA
- the prli42 gene encoding stressosome-associated protein Prli42 produces the protein MNNPAFRKVIVYAMVGIMLLSSLMMGLSFVI, from the coding sequence ATGAATAATCCTGCATTCCGTAAAGTTATCGTTTATGCCATGGTCGGCATCATGCTTTTGTCCAGTTTAATGATGGGACTCAGCTTCGTTATCTAA
- the mce gene encoding methylmalonyl-CoA epimerase, whose amino-acid sequence MKKVDHIGIAVRNLNEVLPYYTDTLGCPLLKIEDVESQKVRVAFIDAGNIKLELLEPLDDTSAVAKFIEKRGEGIHHIAFGVEDIEQRMAELRENGVKLLSEHANPGAGGAMVAFLHPKSSNGVLYELCEKQ is encoded by the coding sequence ATGAAAAAAGTCGACCATATTGGAATTGCAGTCCGGAATTTGAATGAGGTACTGCCTTATTACACCGATACACTTGGCTGCCCGTTGCTGAAAATCGAAGACGTGGAGTCCCAGAAGGTGCGGGTGGCTTTTATTGATGCCGGCAACATCAAATTGGAATTGCTTGAACCGTTGGATGACACAAGTGCAGTGGCCAAGTTTATCGAAAAACGCGGAGAAGGCATTCACCACATCGCGTTTGGCGTGGAGGATATTGAACAGCGCATGGCCGAACTGCGTGAAAACGGTGTCAAATTATTGAGTGAGCATGCAAATCCGGGAGCTGGCGGCGCAATGGTTGCCTTTTTGCATCCTAAATCTTCAAATGGGGTATTATACGAGCTATGCGAAAAGCAATGA
- a CDS encoding acyl-CoA carboxylase subunit beta, whose translation MDIYERINELYDRRREIELGGGEERIRKQHEKGKLTARERIELLVDEGSFVELSPFVEHRTTDFGMANGPGEGVVTGYGKVGGRPIYLFSQDFTVFGGALGEMHAKKIANVMDLAAKNGAPFIGLNDSGGARIQEGVLSLDGYGHIFYRNSIYSGVIPQISVIMGPSAGGAVYSPAITDFVFMVDKTSQMFITGPKVIETVTGEKISSEDLGGSKVHTAISGNAHFRSDSEQEVLQMVRKLISYLPQNNQEMPPRLEADGEDDYRPDLADVVPYEAIRPYDVRAVVNQVVDDGSFMEVQPEFARNIVVGLARIKGETVGLVCNQPKVMAGGLDIDSSDKAARFIRFCDSFNIPLITFEDVTGFFPGIKQEHGGIIRHGAKILYAYSEATVPKMTVILRKAYGGAYVALNSKSIGADLVFSWPNAEIAVMGPQGAANIIFAREIDASDNPEETRAAKIEEYREKFANPYVAAARGMVDDVIDPRETRIKLIQALEMMRHKKETRPAKKHGNMPL comes from the coding sequence ATGGATATTTACGAAAGAATCAATGAGTTATATGACCGCAGACGCGAAATTGAACTTGGCGGCGGGGAAGAACGCATCAGAAAACAGCATGAAAAAGGCAAACTGACTGCCCGCGAACGCATCGAGCTGTTAGTGGACGAAGGTTCTTTTGTGGAACTGAGCCCTTTCGTGGAACATCGGACGACGGATTTTGGAATGGCAAACGGACCTGGTGAAGGGGTAGTCACGGGTTACGGAAAAGTGGGTGGCCGTCCGATTTATCTGTTTTCACAGGATTTCACTGTATTTGGCGGAGCGCTGGGTGAAATGCATGCCAAAAAAATTGCCAATGTCATGGATTTGGCAGCAAAGAACGGTGCGCCATTTATCGGCTTGAACGATTCAGGCGGCGCCCGCATCCAGGAAGGCGTTTTGTCGCTTGATGGCTATGGCCATATTTTTTACCGGAACTCCATATATTCAGGCGTGATTCCGCAGATTTCCGTCATCATGGGGCCATCAGCCGGAGGCGCCGTTTATTCGCCGGCCATTACCGATTTTGTGTTCATGGTCGATAAAACAAGCCAGATGTTCATCACCGGGCCGAAAGTCATTGAAACGGTGACAGGAGAGAAGATTTCTTCTGAAGACCTGGGCGGCTCGAAAGTACATACAGCAATCAGCGGAAATGCGCATTTCCGCTCGGATTCCGAACAAGAAGTGCTGCAGATGGTGCGGAAGTTGATCAGTTATCTGCCGCAGAACAACCAGGAAATGCCGCCTCGTCTTGAAGCGGACGGGGAAGACGATTACCGTCCGGACCTGGCAGACGTCGTGCCGTACGAAGCGATTCGCCCGTACGATGTCCGGGCTGTTGTCAATCAAGTGGTCGATGATGGCAGTTTCATGGAAGTCCAGCCGGAATTTGCCCGCAATATTGTCGTTGGCTTGGCGCGCATTAAAGGTGAAACGGTCGGTCTTGTCTGCAACCAGCCAAAAGTGATGGCCGGCGGACTCGATATCGACTCTTCTGATAAAGCGGCCCGCTTTATCCGTTTCTGTGATTCCTTTAACATTCCATTGATTACCTTTGAAGATGTCACCGGATTTTTCCCTGGCATCAAACAAGAACACGGCGGAATCATCCGGCACGGCGCAAAAATCCTGTATGCTTATTCAGAAGCGACGGTGCCGAAAATGACGGTGATTTTGCGCAAAGCATACGGCGGCGCGTATGTGGCACTCAACTCCAAATCGATTGGGGCCGATCTGGTGTTTTCATGGCCGAATGCCGAAATCGCCGTTATGGGTCCACAAGGAGCAGCCAATATCATTTTTGCACGCGAAATCGATGCAAGCGATAACCCGGAAGAAACACGGGCGGCCAAAATAGAGGAATACCGCGAGAAATTCGCCAACCCGTATGTGGCAGCGGCACGTGGAATGGTGGATGATGTAATCGATCCACGGGAAACGCGCATTAAACTGATTCAGGCGCTGGAAATGATGCGCCATAAAAAAGAGACGCGCCCAGCTAAAAAACATGGCAATATGCCTTTATAA
- a CDS encoding M20/M25/M40 family metallo-hydrolase: MKKDRLLNEFLELVQIDSETKNEAKIAEVLKQKLEDLGFYVREDNSSFRNGHGANNLIATLRGAAIAASPIYFTVHMDTVTPGKGVKPEIREGYVYSDGTTILGADDKAGIAALFEMVRSVQEQEIEHGDIQLVITAGEESGLAGAKELDASLLFAEYGYAVDSDGKVGGIVTTAPYQAKLWTTIYGKTAHAGVAPEKGVSAITIAAKAIAKMSLGRIDKETTANIGRFEGGQATNIVCDEVHILSEARSIQEDKLASQTAHMESVFEEVAERMGGTAVTEVKLMYPGFHFNEHEKVVKIAKQAAANIGLAAPVLTSGGGSDANIFNGFGIPTVNLSVGYEDIHTKKERMPIEELERLTEMLVEIVRESAV, from the coding sequence ATGAAGAAAGACCGATTATTGAACGAGTTTCTTGAATTGGTGCAAATCGATTCAGAAACGAAAAATGAAGCGAAAATTGCCGAAGTGCTGAAACAGAAATTGGAAGACCTCGGCTTTTATGTGAGAGAAGACAATTCCTCTTTCCGTAACGGCCATGGCGCCAATAACTTGATTGCCACATTGCGGGGAGCCGCAATTGCAGCTTCACCGATTTATTTTACTGTGCACATGGACACGGTAACCCCTGGAAAAGGCGTTAAGCCCGAAATCCGGGAGGGCTATGTGTATTCCGACGGCACTACCATCTTAGGGGCGGACGACAAAGCGGGAATTGCCGCTTTGTTCGAGATGGTCCGTTCGGTTCAGGAACAGGAAATCGAGCATGGCGATATCCAATTAGTGATTACAGCCGGAGAAGAAAGCGGCTTAGCTGGAGCCAAAGAACTGGATGCTTCTTTATTGTTCGCGGAATACGGCTATGCCGTGGACAGCGATGGCAAAGTTGGCGGAATCGTCACGACTGCTCCTTACCAGGCGAAGTTATGGACGACCATTTATGGCAAGACAGCCCATGCCGGGGTAGCTCCTGAAAAAGGCGTTTCAGCGATCACAATTGCGGCCAAAGCCATTGCGAAAATGTCGCTGGGACGCATTGATAAAGAAACGACAGCCAATATCGGCCGTTTTGAAGGAGGCCAGGCGACCAATATTGTGTGCGACGAAGTCCACATTCTGTCGGAAGCCCGGTCTATCCAGGAAGATAAATTGGCTTCTCAAACAGCGCATATGGAATCGGTATTTGAAGAAGTCGCGGAACGCATGGGCGGCACTGCCGTAACTGAAGTGAAACTGATGTATCCAGGTTTCCATTTCAATGAACATGAAAAAGTTGTGAAAATTGCCAAGCAAGCGGCAGCCAATATCGGCCTTGCTGCGCCTGTCTTAACAAGCGGAGGCGGAAGCGACGCCAATATCTTTAATGGCTTTGGCATTCCGACCGTCAATTTAAGTGTCGGCTATGAAGATATCCACACGAAAAAAGAACGCATGCCAATCGAAGAATTGGAGAGATTGACCGAAATGCTGGTTGAAATTGTGAGAGAGTCAGCTGTTTAA
- a CDS encoding DNA polymerase IV has protein sequence MAGRVIFHIDMNSFYASVEQSHDPTLKGKAIAIAGNPKERRGIIVTCSYEARAHGIYTTMQVHEAKRKYPELILLPPNFERYRAASKAMFDILRSYTDLVEPVSIDEGYVDVTELAKDRHALELAEEIQQRMKSELDLPCSLGIAPNKFLAKTASDMKKPMGITILRKRDIQKKLWPLPVIEMHGIGESTAEKLKRLSIATIGDLAAANTGLIKEKMGKNGLRLQNRANGMDDRIVDPDSIYDTKSVGTSTTLPVDETDEENLKAIFRKLSEKVANRLEAKELAGPTVSIQTRSSEWQNRTRSITLRNTVWKRDDIFRNAWQLFTKHWNGEPLRLVGVTVSNVAKKGEMTEQLSIFNFQEHAKEEPILNLMSKLEKKFGKSVIIRGTRSQKTTSESETSFSKDFLADHDHERK, from the coding sequence ATGGCAGGCCGAGTGATTTTCCACATTGATATGAATAGTTTTTATGCTTCGGTGGAGCAGTCGCATGACCCGACTTTAAAAGGCAAAGCGATTGCAATTGCCGGCAATCCGAAAGAGCGGCGCGGCATCATTGTGACTTGTTCTTATGAAGCACGGGCGCACGGGATTTATACGACGATGCAAGTGCATGAAGCCAAACGGAAATATCCGGAATTGATTCTCTTGCCGCCGAATTTCGAGCGCTACCGGGCTGCATCAAAAGCGATGTTTGACATTCTGCGTTCTTACACGGACCTTGTGGAACCGGTATCGATCGATGAAGGCTACGTTGATGTGACGGAACTGGCTAAAGATCGGCATGCGCTGGAGCTGGCGGAAGAAATCCAGCAGCGCATGAAATCAGAACTTGATCTGCCCTGTTCACTTGGCATTGCACCGAATAAATTTTTGGCAAAAACGGCCTCCGATATGAAAAAGCCGATGGGCATCACGATCTTGCGGAAGCGCGACATCCAGAAAAAGCTCTGGCCGCTGCCGGTTATCGAAATGCATGGCATCGGAGAAAGCACTGCAGAAAAACTAAAACGCCTGTCGATTGCCACGATCGGAGATTTAGCGGCAGCCAATACCGGGCTCATCAAAGAAAAGATGGGCAAGAATGGCTTGCGCCTTCAGAACCGGGCAAACGGCATGGATGACCGGATCGTGGATCCCGATTCGATTTACGATACGAAAAGCGTCGGGACTTCAACAACATTGCCCGTAGATGAAACCGATGAAGAAAACTTAAAAGCGATTTTCCGGAAACTGAGTGAAAAGGTGGCCAACCGGCTCGAAGCGAAAGAGCTGGCCGGTCCTACTGTCAGCATCCAGACCCGCAGCTCGGAGTGGCAAAACCGCACCCGCAGCATTACGCTGAGAAACACCGTATGGAAACGCGACGACATCTTCCGAAATGCATGGCAATTGTTCACGAAGCATTGGAATGGAGAGCCCCTCCGTCTTGTCGGCGTAACGGTATCGAATGTGGCTAAGAAAGGCGAGATGACGGAACAGCTGTCCATTTTTAATTTCCAGGAGCACGCTAAAGAAGAACCGATTCTGAACCTGATGTCCAAACTTGAAAAAAAATTCGGCAAAAGCGTCATTATTCGGGGGACGCGCTCCCAAAAAACGACTTCTGAATCAGAAACCAGTTTCAGCAAAGATTTTTTGGCCGACCATGACCACGAAAGAAAGTAG
- the rnz gene encoding ribonuclease Z, with amino-acid sequence MQLLFLGTGAGMPSKHRNSSSLALKLLEERGTFWLFDCGEATQHQMLHTTLKPRKIEKVFITHLHGDHIFGLPGLLGSRSFQGGEEPLDIYGPTGIKELVETFLRLSRTHLTYKIVFHENLDGIIFEDETMVVKAALLDHVIPSYGFRIAQKPLQPKLNIEKATEYGVPKGPLLAKLKAGEDVVLENGQIVKSIDVTEPAHPGFVVSILGDTRFCKAAIELSRDADIVVHEATFDAETKKMARGYGHSTIYDAAKTASLAGAKALIANHISSRFLPDDDKILTEQVRGIHPNVFIARDFAEYEWHQHNQEVRKKIESRR; translated from the coding sequence ATGCAGCTATTATTTCTCGGAACAGGAGCGGGCATGCCGTCAAAGCACCGGAATTCCAGTTCTCTCGCTCTAAAATTGCTTGAGGAACGCGGAACTTTTTGGCTGTTTGACTGTGGGGAAGCGACACAGCATCAAATGTTACATACGACTTTAAAACCGCGTAAAATTGAAAAAGTCTTTATTACCCATTTACATGGAGACCATATTTTCGGCTTGCCGGGACTGCTGGGCTCGCGTTCCTTTCAAGGAGGGGAAGAACCGCTTGACATATACGGTCCGACAGGCATTAAGGAACTTGTAGAAACGTTCTTGCGCCTCAGCCGGACGCATTTGACATATAAAATCGTTTTTCATGAAAATCTGGATGGCATCATTTTTGAAGATGAAACGATGGTGGTGAAAGCGGCGCTTCTTGACCACGTCATTCCTTCGTATGGATTCCGGATTGCTCAAAAACCGCTGCAGCCAAAATTGAATATCGAAAAAGCTACGGAATACGGTGTCCCTAAAGGCCCGTTGCTGGCAAAGCTGAAAGCAGGGGAGGACGTGGTTCTGGAAAATGGGCAAATTGTCAAAAGCATCGATGTGACAGAGCCTGCACATCCCGGATTTGTTGTCTCAATTCTTGGCGATACCCGTTTCTGCAAGGCAGCTATTGAGTTAAGCCGAGATGCAGATATCGTGGTGCACGAAGCGACATTTGATGCAGAGACGAAAAAGATGGCGCGAGGTTATGGCCATTCGACTATTTACGATGCAGCCAAAACCGCCAGCCTCGCTGGAGCGAAAGCGTTGATCGCCAATCATATCAGCTCCAGATTCTTGCCGGATGATGACAAAATACTGACTGAGCAGGTCCGTGGGATACACCCGAACGTGTTTATCGCACGGGATTTCGCAGAATACGAATGGCATCAACATAACCAAGAAGTAAGGAAGAAAATAGAAAGCCGTCGCTAA
- the namA gene encoding NADPH dehydrogenase NamA has product MAKLFEPITFKNTTFKNRIVMAPMCMYQSDQEDGKVTDWHRVHYPTRAVGQVGLIIVEATAVQPQGRISMRDLGIWEDGHIEGLAEIVRLIKQHGAKTGIQLAHAGRKANLEVPIQAPSAIAFNEKYQTPQAMTLEEIEETVQAFKDGAVRAKKAGFDLIELHAAHGYLINQFLSPLTNKRNDDYGGSVENRYRILRRVIDAVNEVWDGPLFVRISAKDYAEGGMTPGQYVEMVQWMKQQGVDLIDVSSGAVVPATIPSYPGYQVPFSETIKHGTPIATGAVGLITHALHAEEILQNERADMIFLARELLRDPYWAYTAAKELGADIEAPVPYERGWI; this is encoded by the coding sequence ATGGCTAAATTGTTTGAGCCCATTACCTTCAAGAATACAACATTCAAAAATCGCATTGTCATGGCACCTATGTGCATGTACCAAAGCGACCAGGAAGACGGCAAAGTGACCGACTGGCACCGTGTGCACTATCCGACACGCGCAGTCGGCCAAGTGGGCCTGATTATTGTGGAAGCGACAGCTGTACAGCCCCAAGGCCGCATTTCCATGAGAGACTTAGGCATCTGGGAAGACGGCCATATCGAAGGCCTCGCTGAAATTGTCCGGCTGATAAAACAGCACGGCGCCAAAACTGGCATCCAGCTGGCGCATGCCGGCCGTAAAGCGAATTTGGAAGTACCCATCCAGGCCCCCAGTGCCATTGCCTTTAATGAAAAATACCAGACACCCCAGGCGATGACGCTTGAAGAAATCGAAGAAACGGTACAGGCATTTAAAGACGGCGCTGTGCGTGCGAAAAAAGCCGGTTTTGACTTGATTGAATTGCATGCTGCGCATGGTTATTTAATCAATCAATTCCTGTCTCCCTTAACCAATAAACGCAACGATGACTACGGCGGCTCTGTAGAAAACCGTTATCGCATCCTGCGCCGAGTCATTGATGCCGTCAATGAAGTATGGGATGGGCCGCTGTTTGTCCGCATTTCGGCTAAAGACTATGCAGAAGGCGGCATGACGCCGGGCCAATACGTGGAAATGGTGCAATGGATGAAACAGCAAGGCGTAGATTTAATCGATGTCAGCTCCGGAGCTGTGGTTCCTGCAACGATTCCATCATACCCTGGCTATCAGGTGCCATTTTCAGAAACCATCAAACATGGAACACCTATCGCAACAGGCGCTGTCGGTTTGATCACACACGCACTTCATGCGGAGGAAATTTTGCAAAATGAACGGGCAGATATGATTTTCTTAGCCCGTGAATTGCTGCGCGACCCTTACTGGGCCTATACGGCAGCGAAAGAGCTGGGTGCTGACATTGAAGCACCCGTGCCATATGAGCGCGGCTGGATATAA
- the proC gene encoding pyrroline-5-carboxylate reductase, with amino-acid sequence MNIVCIGAGSMAESMIHGWINKRILKPSDISVMNKSDIDRLEFLRDEYGVNIVQKEKTELKNADFALLAMKPKDVKAALCGIQDDLSPDTVILSVVAGVPIRTIQKYVGNLPIARAMPNTSAKIGKSATGVAWSEQVTLEQQYELRDLLSSIGGVTVVEEPQLDAVTAVAGSGPAFIYYFAEAMTEAGVANGLSLEDSKKLVRQTFSGASEMLQYAEFAELRKKVTSPNGTTAAGIASLEENNFKEIIGECINQAASRSQALGREFE; translated from the coding sequence ATGAATATCGTATGTATCGGAGCAGGTTCCATGGCAGAATCCATGATCCATGGCTGGATCAATAAACGCATATTGAAACCAAGCGATATTTCCGTGATGAATAAATCCGATATCGATCGCCTGGAGTTTTTGCGTGATGAGTACGGTGTCAATATTGTCCAGAAAGAAAAGACGGAATTAAAAAACGCTGATTTCGCTTTGCTCGCCATGAAACCGAAAGATGTGAAAGCTGCACTTTGCGGAATTCAAGACGACTTGTCTCCAGACACAGTCATTTTATCGGTCGTGGCGGGGGTTCCTATCCGCACCATCCAGAAATACGTCGGCAATCTGCCTATTGCCCGCGCGATGCCGAATACATCAGCTAAAATCGGTAAATCGGCAACAGGCGTAGCATGGAGCGAACAAGTGACGCTTGAGCAGCAATATGAGTTAAGAGACTTGCTGTCGTCAATTGGCGGCGTTACCGTCGTAGAAGAACCGCAGCTGGATGCAGTCACTGCTGTCGCAGGCAGTGGCCCGGCTTTTATCTACTATTTCGCAGAAGCGATGACCGAAGCCGGTGTGGCCAACGGATTGTCGCTTGAGGATTCGAAAAAACTGGTCCGCCAGACGTTTTCCGGAGCCTCTGAAATGCTGCAGTATGCCGAATTCGCCGAACTGCGAAAAAAAGTGACCAGCCCGAACGGCACAACCGCCGCCGGCATTGCTTCATTGGAAGAAAACAATTTTAAAGAAATTATCGGAGAATGCATTAATCAAGCAGCCAGCCGTTCGCAAGCCCTTGGAAGAGAATTTGAATAA
- a CDS encoding MBL fold metallo-hydrolase: MSLHKIIIPTPFAVGDVNSYLLKGDMLTLIDAGPKTPEAWLALKAGLKATNVEPKDVEQVVLTHHHPDHAGWVDGFENAKLFGHPYNDLWLRRDQAFLDYHDAFYLDRLKEEGVPEELWFWVKKMKRPLNLMGNRPLDMAIHEGDALPGHPGWHALETLGHAQSHLSYWNPESGEMIGGDHVIAKVSSNPLIEPPLHREDGRPKSLLQYNASLERLLKMPIGVVYSGHGEEVRNVHELVAVRLEKQHQRALKVLDMLENEEKTVYSLTKELFPYAYEKELGLTLSETIGQIDYLLEDGLITERMDGKGVFHYLKA; this comes from the coding sequence ATGAGTTTACATAAAATTATTATTCCGACGCCTTTTGCAGTCGGCGACGTTAATTCATACTTACTTAAAGGCGATATGCTGACATTGATTGATGCCGGGCCAAAAACACCGGAAGCCTGGCTGGCGCTAAAAGCCGGTTTAAAGGCTACGAATGTGGAGCCGAAAGATGTGGAGCAAGTAGTGCTGACGCATCACCATCCGGATCATGCCGGCTGGGTGGATGGTTTTGAAAATGCTAAATTGTTCGGACATCCGTACAACGACTTATGGCTGCGGCGCGACCAGGCATTTCTGGACTACCATGATGCCTTTTATCTGGACCGCCTGAAAGAAGAAGGTGTGCCGGAAGAACTGTGGTTCTGGGTCAAAAAAATGAAAAGGCCATTGAACCTGATGGGCAACCGGCCTCTTGATATGGCAATCCATGAAGGTGACGCATTGCCGGGGCATCCAGGCTGGCACGCGCTCGAAACACTTGGCCATGCCCAAAGCCATTTATCTTATTGGAATCCGGAAAGCGGGGAAATGATCGGAGGAGATCATGTCATCGCAAAAGTGTCCTCGAATCCTTTGATCGAGCCGCCGCTCCACCGGGAAGATGGCCGGCCGAAATCATTGCTTCAATATAATGCATCGCTGGAGCGGTTATTGAAAATGCCGATTGGAGTCGTCTATAGCGGCCACGGGGAAGAAGTGCGGAATGTCCATGAACTGGTTGCTGTAAGGCTTGAAAAGCAGCATCAGCGTGCATTGAAAGTGCTGGATATGCTGGAAAATGAAGAGAAGACCGTATACAGCTTGACGAAAGAATTGTTTCCGTATGCCTATGAAAAAGAGCTGGGGCTGACCTTGTCAGAAACAATCGGCCAAATCGATTACTTGCTGGAAGACGGATTGATTACGGAACGCATGGACGGCAAAGGTGTTTTCCATTACTTGAAAGCTTAA
- a CDS encoding argininosuccinate synthase, whose amino-acid sequence MLNKKIVLAYSGGLDTSVAIPWLKGQGYDVVAVCLDIGEGKDLDFIKQKALQVGAVESYMIDAREEFANEYALLSLQAHTLYEGKYPLVSALSRPLISKKLVEIAEETGSTAVAHGCTGKGNDQVRFEVSIKSLNPDLEVVAPVRAWAWSRDEEIAYAKENNVPIPVNLDSPFSIDQNLWGRANECGVLEDPWAAPPEEAYDITTPLENTPNTPDIVEIEFVNGVPTQLNGVSYTFAKLILELNEIAGKHGVGRIDHVENRLVGIKSREIYEAPAAMTLIAAHKELEDITLVKEMAHFKPVIEKKLTELIYEGLWFSPLRVALQAFLKETQVYVNGTVRVKLFKGHAIIEGRKSPNSLYNEQLATYSTDDTFNHASAVGFIELWGLPTVVNSMVNKKEVVVPENVKVGVQS is encoded by the coding sequence ATATTGAATAAAAAAATCGTTCTTGCATACTCAGGTGGATTAGATACATCGGTGGCCATTCCGTGGCTGAAAGGACAAGGCTACGACGTCGTCGCTGTATGCCTGGATATCGGAGAAGGAAAAGATTTAGACTTCATTAAACAAAAAGCGCTTCAAGTTGGAGCGGTGGAAAGCTACATGATCGACGCAAGAGAAGAGTTTGCCAATGAATACGCATTATTATCGCTTCAAGCACATACATTATATGAAGGCAAATATCCGCTTGTATCGGCATTGTCCCGTCCGCTTATTTCCAAAAAACTGGTTGAGATTGCTGAAGAAACAGGTTCTACAGCGGTTGCTCACGGCTGTACAGGAAAAGGCAACGACCAAGTGCGTTTTGAAGTTTCAATCAAATCATTGAATCCTGACCTTGAAGTCGTAGCGCCGGTCCGTGCATGGGCTTGGTCGCGTGATGAAGAAATCGCTTATGCAAAAGAAAATAATGTTCCGATTCCGGTTAATCTGGACAGCCCGTTCTCTATCGACCAAAACCTTTGGGGCCGCGCCAACGAATGTGGCGTTCTGGAAGATCCATGGGCAGCGCCGCCGGAAGAAGCTTACGATATTACGACGCCTTTAGAGAATACACCAAATACTCCGGATATCGTTGAAATCGAATTTGTGAATGGCGTCCCGACGCAATTAAACGGCGTATCTTATACATTTGCCAAACTGATTTTGGAATTGAATGAAATTGCCGGAAAGCACGGCGTCGGAAGAATTGATCACGTGGAAAATCGTTTGGTAGGCATCAAATCCCGTGAAATCTACGAAGCTCCAGCTGCCATGACGTTGATTGCAGCTCACAAAGAGCTCGAAGATATTACACTTGTTAAGGAAATGGCGCATTTCAAACCGGTCATTGAAAAGAAATTGACGGAATTGATTTATGAAGGCCTTTGGTTCTCGCCGCTTCGTGTAGCATTGCAAGCATTCCTGAAAGAAACGCAAGTTTATGTCAACGGCACAGTGCGCGTTAAATTGTTCAAAGGGCATGCCATCATCGAAGGGCGTAAATCACCAAACTCTCTATATAACGAGCAATTGGCAACTTACTCTACAGATGACACTTTCAACCATGCATCGGCTGTCGGCTTTATCGAGTTATGGGGCCTTCCAACAGTCGTCAACTCCATGGTCAATAAAAAAGAAGTCGTTGTTCCTGAAAACGTGAAAGTAGGCGTTCAATCATGA